In Methylocystis echinoides, a genomic segment contains:
- a CDS encoding UvrD-helicase domain-containing protein encodes MRLVRPEDWRARGIDDLEPAAWNALRHGGSACVVAGPGAGKTEFLAQRAVYLLETAICRAPHRVLAISFKTDAASNLAKRVRQRCPPELAERFVSLTFDSFTKSLVDRFLNAIATDWRPTRPYDIAFPKTWQVEEFLTLSRLKAPQHWQADIAAFSATDFESRVVGSYRLPMVLQQPQNAAEFAIARWWATQLRPGHPSSLTFVSINRLAELLLRANPHIRRALVATYPFVFVDEFQDTTYAQYDFLLSAFFGGQTIITGVGDDKQRIMVFAGARRDAFQRLQADFGAERFPLLFNFRSSPDLVAIQHVVARALDPDAAPTVAQAARQVDGDVAQVWCSQTKAAEAAYLAQWLANDMSTRGRSPRDYALLVKQKSDDYERELAGAFATRGLRIRNESHALGKTSLQDLLCDDVCRLAIAMFRLGSTRRAPAAWQLASSSVLTLRATTCDDETTAAKVEADLTVFLTTLRTDMAATAPSRNSAADFAKRIFEYLDLAAIGRTYTEYGVGDHLAIILEAFCLHFFASADGAADWTACLDAFEGVNQIPMMTVHKSKGLEYDTIVFVGLDDRAWWAHVPGDPEGVAAFFVALSRAKQRAIFAFCQQRGGRNNVAELYELLTDAGVPEIAI; translated from the coding sequence ATGCGTCTTGTTCGGCCCGAAGACTGGCGCGCGCGTGGCATCGACGATCTAGAACCGGCTGCTTGGAACGCACTCCGGCACGGGGGCTCGGCGTGCGTCGTCGCGGGTCCGGGTGCCGGCAAAACCGAGTTTCTGGCGCAGCGTGCCGTCTATCTCCTCGAGACGGCAATCTGTCGCGCGCCGCATCGGGTGCTGGCGATCTCCTTCAAGACCGACGCGGCCAGCAATCTTGCCAAGCGCGTCCGGCAGCGCTGCCCTCCGGAGCTCGCCGAGCGCTTCGTGTCGCTCACGTTCGACTCCTTCACGAAGAGCCTTGTTGATCGGTTTCTCAATGCCATCGCGACCGACTGGCGCCCCACTCGGCCATACGACATCGCTTTCCCGAAAACCTGGCAGGTGGAGGAATTTCTGACGCTTTCCCGCCTCAAGGCGCCACAGCATTGGCAAGCCGACATCGCAGCTTTCAGTGCAACGGATTTTGAATCGCGTGTGGTCGGCAGCTACCGCCTGCCTATGGTGCTTCAGCAGCCGCAAAATGCAGCCGAGTTCGCCATTGCCCGCTGGTGGGCGACACAATTGCGGCCGGGCCACCCGTCCTCCCTCACCTTTGTCAGCATAAATCGCCTCGCCGAACTCCTGCTGCGCGCCAATCCACATATCCGCCGCGCGCTCGTTGCCACCTACCCCTTTGTCTTCGTCGACGAATTCCAGGACACGACCTACGCGCAGTACGACTTCCTGCTCTCGGCCTTTTTTGGCGGACAGACGATTATCACTGGCGTTGGCGACGACAAACAGCGGATCATGGTGTTTGCCGGTGCTCGGAGAGACGCCTTTCAACGGTTGCAAGCCGATTTCGGGGCGGAGCGTTTTCCACTCCTCTTTAATTTTCGTTCGTCACCAGATCTCGTCGCCATCCAGCATGTGGTCGCTCGCGCCCTTGATCCGGATGCGGCCCCGACGGTCGCTCAAGCAGCGCGGCAAGTCGATGGCGACGTGGCGCAAGTCTGGTGCAGTCAGACCAAGGCAGCGGAGGCCGCTTATCTCGCACAATGGCTCGCCAATGACATGTCAACCCGCGGACGTTCGCCGCGCGACTACGCGCTCCTCGTCAAACAGAAATCCGACGATTATGAGCGCGAACTCGCGGGAGCCTTCGCGACCCGCGGCCTGCGTATTCGAAACGAGAGCCATGCTCTCGGAAAAACGTCGCTTCAGGATCTGCTCTGTGACGACGTTTGTCGTCTGGCGATCGCGATGTTTCGCCTCGGCTCGACCCGCCGCGCGCCGGCGGCCTGGCAGTTGGCCTCGTCTTCGGTTCTAACACTCCGCGCCACCACCTGCGACGACGAAACAACTGCAGCCAAAGTCGAGGCGGACTTGACCGTCTTCCTCACCACCCTGCGAACTGACATGGCCGCGACGGCTCCCTCGCGGAATAGCGCCGCTGATTTCGCCAAGAGGATCTTCGAATATCTCGATCTCGCGGCCATCGGGCGAACCTACACCGAATATGGCGTGGGCGACCACCTCGCGATCATCCTCGAGGCCTTCTGCTTGCACTTCTTTGCTTCGGCCGACGGTGCCGCCGACTGGACGGCCTGCCTCGATGCATTCGAGGGCGTCAATCAGATTCCCATGATGACCGTCCATAAGAGCAAGGGGCTGGAATATGACACGATCGTCTTCGTAGGCCTCGACGACAGAGCATGGTGGGCTCACGTCCCCGGCGATCCCGAGGGCGTGGCCGCGTTCTTCGTCGCCCTCTCGCGAGCCAAGCAGCGGGCCATCTTCGCCTTCTGCCAACAGCGTGGGGGGCGAAACAATGTCGCAGAACTCTATGAGCTTCTCACTGACGCCGGCGTCCCGGAGATCGCCATATGA